A window of Halichoerus grypus chromosome 15, mHalGry1.hap1.1, whole genome shotgun sequence genomic DNA:
ggagtcccggGATAAGATTATCTTTAAAGATAACTGGGGGAAACTGCTGTTACAGCACTatcttatttttagaataattctCATCCCCCATGAAGTTGCTTGGGGCTTAGTAAAGAGATGAAAAACCATGGATTGTGACATACATGACTGTCTGAGAATGGTTAGTTCTCCTAAGTGGCCCATACTATGGAAAGACGAGGAAGTAGGAGGgagatttatttaagatttttctgatTCACATCTCTAGGTCAGAATCTAGAAAAGCCAAATGATTTTGAACCTCCTATAAGAAGTCTCAGAAGAGAATCAGATGGAACTAAAATTCAATTATTTGACTCTTGTTTATTTTGGCTTGCCTTCCAGGATAAATTCTGATTAAACTGGCTTGCTTCTCTTCAAGCAATGTTCAAAACAAATCCTTTACTTATCAGGTTTCCTACAACCTTATCACGAGACATCTTGTATTATATTCTATCTGAAGAAAGCTCTGGACAAAGAATAGCTGAGCTCAGAGCAATCTGTCTCACCTTAACAAGTGGTATGTatccttttctttaaaagggaGAGCTTTGAAACTCATCCATGGTCTTTTGCTTGACATCAGGTATCTCAGAGCTAAGTGTAACAGATTCCAGTAGCTTTTCTCAGTCTAGTCTAGCTCTACATGTTGATGCGGAACATAGAGGAACTATTATTTGGTTAACTTCTGTTTTAGGGTGAAATCATATTCCTTCAGATTAATCAGGACATGTACTCACACAAAAGAATATTAAGCCACTAGGGACCATACACTGGCCTAGGAAACCCAGGGATGAATACAGTGTAGATTTCTGTTCTTATAATCTGTTTTTCAGGTAAATGTGAATACTAATCAAACCTGAAGCAAGAAATCAGAAAGACCTCCACTTACCCCTCCAAGGACTATAAATGTTGTGGTTTCTGGTAACAGTGCCAACACAGATACGATTATCATGAATACTGCTGCTACCATTGAGTTGATAATATCCTAAAACACAGAATAGAAAGGTCAGCTTTACATGAAGACTGCCAGAAAACAAATCAGCTGCCTAGAGATTTTGAAAGTTCCATCTTATTAAAcaaatttagtttttgtttttttttgaaatccaACTGCCCCAGTAAAATGACACCTATATTGTATTTGGTCTACAGTGATGCCTAGTGTGTCTCTTAACCTATGAGTGTGTCTCTTAAGTGTGAGAAAGGTAAATCATCTTTATTCTGGAATGGTTTATATCTGTTTACAAATAACTGTAGGCCGGAAGGTATTGTTAACAGAAATATCAGACTTCAAACTCCTGGTTAACTTAAAAATGtggttattaaaaagaaaataggggcacataagtggctcagtcggttgagcgttcaactcttgatttcagctcaggtcatgatctcagagtcctgagattgagccccaagttggtggctctgtgctcagctcagagtcagcttcagattctctccctctgccttctccctcctcccccccaccattcATACACTCTcagtctctcaaaaataaaaaaataaaaaataaaaataggaagaggTTCAATGGGGACAAGATTAGATTCACgtagaaagaaaaaagctctcaTTTGCAAGAAATATTGAGACTGTCCTAGGTTAATGTTCCTCTGTGTTGGATATTTTGCTCTGCTTCAAGGCAAGCCACACCTCTACTTCAGACAGTCCTGCCTGCTGTGACTAATTCAGGTAAGTGTATATGAATGGCTTTAGGTAAAAGTGGTGTTCTAGGAAGTGCAGACAACTACAGGAGAGAAAAGGATGCACCTGTCCTGAAATATCAGTGACCCTTAATGGTCATTTAAAACATcgtttttataatgaaaaccaAACATCAATATACCATGGAGTAGAAtgttaattacaaaaaaaaaaaaaaaaaaaaaaaaggagatttcaAGAAATTTTGTGCCTGTACTTGGATACCACTGCAAAGCCCTGGGTTGGCTCACTGTGCTTTCTGTCATTGGAACACTTGAGGGGAACAGTCAGAGAAGGCCTGCACTACAGACAGTCACTGCAGCTTTGGGACAGTGATAAACATAATAAATCTGAATGTAGATGACCACGCCCTTTCCTCATCAGTGAAGACAGTGGCCATGAGGCAGAAGTTACCTTTCCCCACTGACACATTAATTGAAATCCTCAGCCATCTTTGTATGCTTCACTTTTGTTACAGTCGAAGAGCCCCAGGCAGCTTCTCCAGGGCTGTGCTCCAGCTCCCATTCCCATGCACCACTCTGCAGGAACCTTATTCTCTTCATGACGTTTCTTTGTCCCTGGCAGCTTTCCTCAACTCTGTGGCCCCTCTAATTATAGTTGTCTCTCTTGCCCTGCTCAGTCTAACCATTCCCTCAGCTTTCCGGTCACCTGTCCACTCGAGGCACACCACTCTGGTAAAGGGGGCCTCTAGTAACACATcctgtgaatatatattttttccagggcttatttttctctctttacatGTGACAGTATTCACCACTCCTTTTTGAGATGTTTTCCTCTCTTACTTTCTGTGACACGGGTCTCCCTTGCATCCTCTcctgcctttctctgcctcctcctccttttcaccCCATATGTTGGCGTTTCCCAGTTTTACCTTCAGTTTGCTCTCCACTTTCTCCGTGCCATTTAGGCCAGTCCCAGAGCTCATCTACCATCACAAGGTGATGATTTCCAAAGCTGCAGCTTTAACTTCTCACTCTCCTGAGCTTCAGACCTGTTCTGAACATTTCTATCTGAATATTCCATAAGCAACTAAAACCTAGTATTTCTCAACTGAACTTACTGCATTCCTCTCCCTGACCCTTCCTTAAACCTATTCTTCTTTCTGTACTTCCTATCTCATTATCATCTCAAGATATTTAAATGGCAGATATTCTTAATTCTTATTTCCCTAGTCCTATCAACTCTACCCATTCACCCCTTTCTCTCTAGTTACTGTTATGACTGTAGTTCAGGCCTTTATAATTTTCATGCCTGGATTACAGAAACAAAGTTTTAAGTGGTCTCTCAGACCTACCTCTAGTTTTGTTCCTCTTTAAGCCATTATTATACAGTTTCCTAAACTGTAAGCTGCTAATGTCACTCTCCTACTTAAAAACCCCTAAAAGCTTCCCATGCAGTTGGTTTAAAATGCATGGCATATAAAGCCTTGCATGCTCTGACCTCCTACTGCCTCCCAAGCCTCCActcttgcccccccaccccaacccagtgCCTCCACACTCTCCTGGGTATGCATCTATCCCAACATATATTACACTGAATTGCTCATCTGTCTTGCTTCCTGGCTATATTAAAAATTTCACAGGTATAAGATTTGTGTTTTGTCAAAGAACCCATTACGGAAGCTAGGATTAGCAGACACTGaacacttgttgaataaatgattccATTAGATCAAGAACAGAGAGGAATCTGGGTTTCATAATGGAATAATCCCGTAGTTGACCATATAGCACCATTTCTCAGAGATTACAATATCAGCAAAGTTTGATCCTCAGAGATTTGGAGACTAAGTTTCAGTCTACACATAGACCACCCTCTCTCCCAGTGTATTCTGTTAAGCTTAGGGCTCCAAGTTTATTACGACAACATGTAATAAGCTCCAGAAAATTATACTAAAATGTATTAGTTTTATTAACCTTGGAAAGCAGAATGTGAAGAGCAACTATATAACTTTTTGAGTCAAGAGGATATAGACCTCATGTCTTTGAAGAAACCCCTGGAATAATTTAGCTTAGCCCTTTCCGCTACTAAATGACATTATCTACTCTGAGggccaactgactaagccattgTGATCTCTTTTCCTAGACTTCCCTCCAGCCAGGTCCAGCTCTAAAAGTGTGATCAAGTAGGAGTCTGGAGAGTTGCTATGTAGATCCTATTTCCCAGCTTTCTCCTTTTGGAACTTTTTCAGCTTGTGATTAGCTTGAAATGTGCATCACTGGCCTTCAAAGGTGGTTCTAGAAGGTACCACTTGAAGGCATGCTTAAAGATCCACAGTCCTCTCTCCTTAATGGGGGTTATCAGCTTGGATATTAGCACTTTGGAACCCAGGAGGATGAAACGAGCGCAGCCGAGGAAGATTTAAGTGCAGCTACCAGTCCAGCCAAAAGTGGGAAGGGCCGCAGGGGGTCTTAGGAGGGAGACCTACAGAGACAGGATACCGGAGATGAAAtttggaagaggagagagagataaagccACTCAATTTTCCCTAGAACTGGAGAACAGTCCAGGCGGAAGGGACGCGTTCACCTTAACTAGCATCTCCAACTTGCCTATTTTGACGGTTTCCAGAACCATTTAGGCACTTCACTGGGCAGTTATTCTCAGTGCTATAAGTATGGCAGGTGAAGTTCATATGCTACTAAATAAGGTTGTACTGGATGAGTTATTTAGCATTAATGATTACAGACATTCTTAAGTAAGATAACATTGTGCTTTATTCAGCCTCCCAGATTATTTCGGTTTTCCATTTAGTGATCAGGATGTGCAAGATGTGGATACTTgtgtctctgcttccatctctttCCCCAATTTTGAGGCCATATCAACATGTACTTAAAAGGGAGGTATAGATTAAGAATGCTCTCTAATTTTCTTAGCCATGATcttgaatttatatttctttagaaGATCAACATTTAAGGAATTCTCCTAATAGAAGGGTCAGTCCCATCTACTGGTAGATGGGGGCTCAGAGGAGAATTTATGCTCTGTGGTTGCTAAGGGACAATACAGAATACAGTAGCAGTGGGTAGAGTTCCTCCTTCCTAAGCCTATCAGACATTTCTTAAAGGCTTAAGAAAACTAAAGAATAGCTTATTAAAATGTCTCACTATGACAGGAAAAAAGTAgttaattttaacaataaaactGAACACTTACAAGCAAaggccaaaataaaaagtctattAATCGATCAAGTCtcagtatatataaaattatgaaaaagaaaataacagtgaCTTCAAATCCAGTGATGACAATGTATGGTTCAGGGGCTTGTGCAATGATAAAAAAGGTCATGGATGTCACATTTAGCGCCTataaggataaagaaaacatgatttaTTCAACGATTACTGAATGCAAGTTTAAGCtgtaaaaatcatttctaaagtAACTAAATAAATGGGTTTAggccatatatacacacacctaaAGGAGGAATTACTACAATGTATGGATGTTGCCTTCTCTTTGTGTTTTAGGGAACTAGGTGTCCCTCTCTGTTATTCCACTTGTACACCTAATACCATCTCTTCCCATATCTGTTCCCTTAGTATTTTCCCACTAcatatcttcttttctctctcagacCTTCAATCTCTCCTCACTGGCTCCTTTCCACATCATACTATAAACATATCCAAGTTGTCttctcttaaaacacacacacacacaccccttccatTCATCCTGCTCCCCAAGAaattcctgttttctatttctccctataattcttttaaaaaacatctgtATACTGACTGCTATAATTCCTTACCATCTGCTCATCAGGCCTTAACTCTTACCAATGTGGAATCTACTGTCAAACTTAAACTTAGAATGTTGCCATGAAAAATACTggagaaaagtttaaaataaattgttagagaaaaacaattctctgaagaaccctatgtgggaacaaaggaaaaaaaaaactcccaacaattCTGATGCTTcactttttacatattttctctaACCTAAATAGAATGCAATCAGAATTGatgaatattttaagtaaaaaaagccCCGAAAAGATAATTAATCTAATCcaatctcatttacaaatgaagatataaaacacagaaatgttaagtgacctaaaggaaaaataagctgATGGGTCCCAGTGAGTCTGTCAACATCATGTTTTTAGGAGCTGTCATGTTATAGCTCTATCCAAAATCTCTATGTTATTGGAAAATGGTTTTGTCAAGAGTTTTCCCTGGCTAGACTCTTCTGATCAGTCTGTCAGCTAGTAGCATTTACACACtctttttaactttaaatctATATGGGCTACTTATTCATAATTCTTTCAATTACTTTCTTAGTATAAAAATACCCTACCTTTAAACTTCTAAATTGATCAGTTTGATTATATAgcaaatataatcattttataaGCCAttctttataattaatataattacaaTTAGCAACATTTCACCTCAAACCACTTCATTTACTCTATTGAACCACAGTCTTGAGTTCATAGGTTATGAAATCTAGGGTCACTTTTTCAGTCCCCATCTTCTGTAAACTTTCTGCACCATGGAATTTGACACTGGTGATTAATCCATTTTCTTAAAAGTTCCTATGATTTCAGTCACACTGGATTCTCCCCCAATCCATTATTTACAGCTCTTCTATCATTACTCTTAGCCTTTGTCTCcaattctcttttaaatatcCCACTAAGATCTCAGACATTTCTTCATCACTCTGTGGCAACTGCTTTTGCTCAGATTATTGATGATTTCAGAATTACTaaatttaatgaacattttttagtttttatcctATTGGACTCCCATGGCTTAATTGCCATTGGcgatctttttcctatttttctactCCTTTGGCTTGCATGTCACTTTTCCTAGTTCTTATACAACTCTGTAACTATCCTCCCTTGGTGGGCTTCTCTCCTTTTACCCATCCTTTTAAAATGCTGGTATTCCTTTAGATTCTGTTCACGACCCAATCGACGAAAGTGGGTTCCTATCACAGATCAATCCTCAACATCTCAAACATAAATAGCCATT
This region includes:
- the CKLF gene encoding chemokine-like factor isoform X1, with protein sequence MMSTLKPKHRPFCFSVKGHVKMLRLALNVTSMTFFIIAQAPEPYIVITGFEVTVIFFFIILYILRLDRLIDFLFWPLLDIINSMVAAVFMIIVSVLALLPETTTFIVLGGVFGLLTAVCCIADGVLIYRKLLFNPSGPYQKRAIHDKI